Genomic DNA from Nitratidesulfovibrio vulgaris str. Hildenborough:
CTTCAGCGAGGTGCACATCGTGGGCGGCTGCCACCCCGACCTGCCGCTGGAGTGGTTCGAGGATGTCATCCGCCGCATCCACGCAGCGCGCCCGTCCATCGTGGTGAAGGCGTTCACCGCTGTGGAAATCGCCCATTTCGCCAAACTCGCAGGCATCGACACCGAAGAGGTTCTGCGTCGCCTCAAGGCCGCTGGCCTCTCGCAACTGCCCGGTGGCGGGGCCGAGATATTCGCGCCCGATGTCCGGCAGCGCATCTGCCCCCGCAAGATAGACGCAGAAGCATGGCTGCGTGTGGCGGGCGAGGCGCACCGCCTCGGCATCGGCACCAACTGCACCATGCTCTTCGGGCACCTCGAAAGCGAGGCCGACAGGGTCGACCATCTGTGCCGTCTGCGTGCCCAGCAGGACGAGACGGGCGGCTTCACCTGCTTCATCCCCCTGCCCTTCCTCACCGAGAACAGCCTCCTCAAGCTTCCACCTGAACGCGTGGGGCAGCATGTGGGTCTCGACAGGCTGCGCACCGTGGCGGTGAGCCGCCTGATGCTCGACAACATCGCGCACATCAAGGCCTACTGGGTGATGATGGGCGTCAAGCTGGCGCAGGTCGCGCTGCACTACGGCGCCAACGACCTCGACGGCACCATCGTCGAAGAGAAGATAGGCCACATGGCAGGTTCCGACGCGGTGCAGGCCATGACCATCGCCCAGCTTGAAGACATGATACGCCGTTCCGGTTTCACGCCGGTGCGCCGCGACACCCACTTCAACCCCGTCGAGGAGGCTCGGGCATGAGC
This window encodes:
- the mqnE gene encoding aminofutalosine synthase MqnE, with the protein product MLDTDHYARLGLGEIRDKVMAGHRLSYDDGLRLFACPDITAIGALAHHVRTRLHGDRTYYVVNRQVNYTNICVNGCLFCAFQRERGQQGAFALTPDEMVARVMDDGGVPFSEVHIVGGCHPDLPLEWFEDVIRRIHAARPSIVVKAFTAVEIAHFAKLAGIDTEEVLRRLKAAGLSQLPGGGAEIFAPDVRQRICPRKIDAEAWLRVAGEAHRLGIGTNCTMLFGHLESEADRVDHLCRLRAQQDETGGFTCFIPLPFLTENSLLKLPPERVGQHVGLDRLRTVAVSRLMLDNIAHIKAYWVMMGVKLAQVALHYGANDLDGTIVEEKIGHMAGSDAVQAMTIAQLEDMIRRSGFTPVRRDTHFNPVEEARA